The Corvus moneduloides isolate bCorMon1 chromosome 16, bCorMon1.pri, whole genome shotgun sequence genomic sequence ACTGAGTGTAGTCTCAAGTGACCAGAAAGCCGGAGACCAGTGAGAACCAGGAGTGCTCCCACCGTGCTGCTGCTTCGCTTTCCTCTGTACGCTCAGGGCAGGCTGTGACAAACAGTGACACGTGtttttgggtttctttaaaGTTCAAATCGAGGACGCCCGCACAGTGACCGTGCCCAAAGGACTCAGGCCCCATCACTGCCAGCATCAGCACCAGTCTTTGTGCCTGTGCCTCCACCTCCCTTGTATCCTCCACCACCCCATGCACTTCCTCTTCCTCCGGGGGTACCACCACCACAGTTTCCTCCTCAGTTTCCACCTGGGCAGCCTCCATCTGCTGGGTACACTGTCCCCCCTCCCGGATatcccccagctcctgcaaaCATGTCATCAGCTTGGGTCCCAACAGCAGTGCCAGCGGCTCATTCAAACACCATCCCAACGACACAAGCACCTCCTCTCTCTAGGGAGGAGTTTTACAGAGAGCAACGGAGGCTTAAAGAGGAGTAAGTATTTGGCTCGCTAACGTTGCCTTGTTTTCATGTCTGTATCGGGGGAGCGTATTGGACTGCGGTTACGCTAAAGTGCGTCTGACCTAAGCAAAAGGGACATAGTGTTTCTTCCAGTATACTTTTTCATTGCAGATGGTAAATATGCAAAGCTAAACCAAGACAAATGTAATTCTAAAACTTTTCCTAAAACCTGTAGGAACTGTTTTTGCTTAAATAGGATGTTCACCTTTTGCATTGCATGCAGTAAACATTTTCTCATATTGgccatgttttgtttcttgatgTCTTTTGTAATAAAGGTCAAACTATAATTGTAATAAAGGTCAAACTTATtttaacagggaaaagaaaaagtccaaACTTGATGAGTTTACAAATGATTTTGCTAAGGAATTGATGGAATATAAAAAGATTCAAAAGGAGCGTAGGCGTTCGTTTTCCAGGTAACTGCTTTACATGTCCGTAATGGAGAAGCAGATTGTCTAGAGGAATCAGGAGGAGTTCCACTCCACCTCCCTGTCGTTAGATGGATTGGATGATTGAGGGATGAGCAGTGGCAGGAGTGTCATATGCAGGTTATTGACTCCAGTGTGGCAGAGATTGCAGGTGACTGAATTAGCATTGGGCAGCAGGCACTAAGGAGTGTTAAGGGTCTGTTTTGCTAAGGTGTATCTGCAGTGGTGTCCTTCACTGCATGACAGCCCTGAGGAGGCCAGGAACAGAATAGCTGTAAGGGCTGGATTTTCAGTGTCTCGCTATTCTGATTGTAACCAAGCACTCCAAGCAGTTTGGAGGAGATAGGTGAGAGAAATTGTccttatttctgatttttttcatctcatgTGGATACATGAGATGTTTGAACCTGGACTGCAGACTGGGGGCTTTCACTTGTTTGTTGACATTGTTAAACTTTTCTTGGAAATTAAAAGCTCAGACTTACCTGTAAGGAAATCTGAAATTGGTGAGGGACTTGGAGAGGAGGAATGATGCTAATGAACTTATGAATCATGTGAAATGATTCATTAAAAAGTAGTAGAAGAAAAACATGAGGgtagctgctgttttctgtgccCAGAAATCCCTTGGGCAGGAGTAGTTGTTAGCATTGCTGTCAGGAGATTTCCCAGTCATGGCACTGGGGCATGTGACTAGAGACTGAGGTTAGAAGCTTTTAGATGGGATTTTTCCTGGAATGCCATCACTTGCCTTGGCTAGAGCTGGAGGGATGTGCAGGATGTTGGGACACCTGCCTGGCAGTGTGGATTCCACAGGCCTGTCTGTAAGTCCTTTGCAGTATTAGGATTGTGCATACTATCCAAATTCCCAGAAAAGGGTGAAGATAAGTAGACCAAGCTGGCGTTTTAACATTGGGCTTTGCTGTCTTCAGGCCAAGTGGTGTTTTCTCAATGTCTGATTCTGCACTGTAGCCACTCAGATTTGCTCTTTTTGCATCTTACTGCAACAAAAATGATTTGCACTGCATGTGGTTGCCAAGTAGTGACAAATGTGCGTGTTCCCGTACCAGTAGAGGCCAGTGTAACCACCTGAAATCTGTCTGTAGCTCTGGTAGCTCATGTGATAGAGTGAGTGGAAGTGGACTGACCCTTCTGTGTGTTCTGACActaacaaagcagcagctgttctgtCTTGTGAGCAGAAACTTTTACATGTTATCAAGTTCTTCAATTTGCAGTAGCTTTATGTCAGCAGCTGAAAGAAGCTTTGACATAAGCAtgtggagaggaaagaaaaagtaaatgtgGGAGGAAAAGATTTGAGGAGAATGACTGTTAGGAAttaacttcatttattttttttgtgttgtgtttttttaaggTCCAAGTCACCCTATAGTGCTTCATCTTACTCTAGAAGCTCATACACCTACTCCAAGTCACGCTCAGGTTCGTCGCGCTCCCGCTCCTACTCGCGCTCCTTTAGCCGCTCCCATTCCCGCTCCTACTCGCGGTCGCCGCCGTATCAGAGACGAGGCAAAGGGAAGAGTCGGAACTACCGCTCCCGGTCACGGTCCCACGGCTATcaccgctcccgctcccgctcgCCCCCGTACAGGCGCTACCACTCCCGCTCCAGGTCTCCGGTGTTCAGAGGCCAGTCCCCCACCAAACGGACTGTCCCGCAGGGCGAGGCCGAGCGCGAGTACTTCAACCGCTACAGAGAGGTGCCCCCGTATGACATGAAGGCTTACTATGGCCGCTCGGTGGACTTCAGAGACCCCTTTGAGAAGGAGAGATACAGAGAGTGGGAGAGGAACTACAGAGAGTGGTACGAGAAGTTTTACAAGGGCTATGCTGTGGGCACTCAGCCCCGGCCTCCGGTGAACAGAGAGAACTTCTCTCCAGAAAGGTTTGGCCCGCCTGGGACCAGACGAGAGAATTCACCGTATGCTCGGGGACGGAGGGAGGAGTATCCCGCTGGGCAGAGCCACAGGAATCGTAATATAGCTGGAAACTATCCTGAAAAGCCTGGGAGAGAGAGCCATGGCATCAAAGATCCTACAAAATCAAAAGAGAAGGAGGTGGAAAATCCACTGGGAGATGGCAAAGGcaataaacataaaaaacaccggaagagaagaaaaggggatGAGAATGAAGGATTTCCCAATGTTGAGCTGTTAGAAGGGGCAAGAAAACCAAGAGAGCCAGTTCCAACAGAAGATGCTAAAGCAGACTCTCTATTCATGCTGCCAAGCAGGGATGATGCCACCCCTGTAAGGGATGAGCCCATGGAAGCAGATTCCATTGCTTTTAAACCAGTgtctgaaaaggagaaaaaggagaaggataAGCCAAAAGCGAAGATTGAGAAGACAAAGCGGAAAGTTGAAGTGGCGGCTGCTCCGAAGAAAGACAATGTAGCAAAACCAGCTAAAGCTTCCCAGGAAAAGGTAGACCCCGATCGCGAAAAATCTCCTCGAACGGAACCTCCTGTGAAAAAAGTCAAGGAAGAGCTGCCAAAGACAGACAGTGTTAAAACCTCTTCCTCTCAGAAGGATGAGAAGGCTGTTGGTACCCCACGGAAGGCTCATCCCAAAGTGGCAAAGGATCACCCAGAAACCAGACCAGCCAaggaggagaaggcaaagaaagagCATCCTAAAGAAGCCAAGGTAGAGAAGCCCTCCAGCAAGGAGGATAAGtcaaaaaaacctgctgagaAGAGCAAACTTTCTGATGCCAAacctgagaaaaggaaaagaaaagcagaggaaaaggttGATAAAGAACATGAAGCAGCTTCCACAAAGGCCTCTAAACCCGAAACCGCAGAATTGAAAACATCGCCCAAGGGGAAGGCTGAGCCcgagggggaaaaaggagagtGGACACCAGAAAAGgataaagctgcttttcttaACAACCCGTCCAAAAAGATTAAACTTAACcgagaaactggaaaaaagatTGTGAGTGGAGAAAATGTGCCACCTGGAAAAGAAGCTGTGGAGAAAcctgagcccagcagcagcaaagttaaagtggaaaaggcaaagggaaaagcaagaaggaaagtGACGGCAGCTGATGGCGCTAGCTCGACTCTTGTGGATTACACCAGGTACCTCAgcagttcttttccttttctttctttcctcctctgtgcCTCCAGTTCTTTATGGTGCCTAATGAAAGGAACAGCTGTGCTAAATGAGGGAATAATCCATAATCTTCCTTGTGAAACTGTACTTGGGTCAAACTCTGATGTTGTTaaggaaaacaagcagtttGTACTACACAGGAAACTGGTAGGGTTAGTTCATTGGTGATGCAAACTCAAAACATTTAAGACATTTGTTGGAGACTTAAGATAGTGTCTTGGTAGtctaaaaagcttttaaaatgtccaTTTTTCTAAGGAAGAACACTGGGACATGGGGATAAAACTTTGGCTGTCTGTACCTCTCCATAATTGCTTGCTTTCATGTTGAAAGAAGAATGGATATCTAATTTATCTGCCATTGGGAGAAATAGGACATGGAGGAATTACCAGATCAGACAGTCCCTAATCTGATAATCTTGTGTCTTTGTTAATTAAATATATAGTAGCAAGATACTAAATTAATTGATGGCTCATAATCTCAGCCTGTGGACTCAGCCCTTCTCTTGTCTGTTCCCGTAATTGAACATTCTTAGGAAAAATGCTGAGAATTTAGAATTGAAACACAAGCCGGTTTATAAAATGTTCTCAAAGCTGGCTGTGTGTGCATCCCGTTACTAATGTCTGTGTTTTTCCTCCCAGCACAAGTTCCACTGGGGGAAGCCCTGTAAGGAAGCCTGAGGAGAAGCCAGACACCAAACGAACTGTCATTAAGACCCTGGAGGAGTATAACAATGACATAACAGCCCCTGCTGAGGATGTCATTATCATGATCCAGGTCCCTCAATCCAAGTGGGATAAAGATGACTTTGAGTCTGAAGAGGAAGACATCAAATGCACCACCCAGGTGCCCCCAAGTGTAGGAAAACCTGCCAGTGTTATCAAACCTGTGAGTGCAAAGGCACCAAACCCTCTCAAACACACTGAAAAGGAGACAGAGCCTctggagaaaacacagaaagctgCAAAAGAGGTGAGTTACGAAAGCACCCAACATGATGCCAAGAGTTCAAAAAGTTCCGTGTCAAgtgaaaaaggcaaaaccaaagaCCGGGATCATTCTTTGTCAGACAAGGACAGTtctgagaagaggaagagcagtgTTCAGCCAGAAAAAGAGCACTCAGAACGTGCAGCTGagcaaggaaatggaaaaactgtATCTCAATCTTCCAAAGATGGCAGATCTTCAGAGAAACACGATAGTGGCCGTGGCTCCACTGCGAAGGACTTCACTCCCAACCGAGACAAGAAGTCTGACCATGATGGCAGCAGGGAGCATTCGAGTTCCAAGCGCAGGGATGAGAAGAGTGAATCGGCACGGAGGAAAGACTCCCCATCCCGGATCAGAGACTccacagcagtgcagaagaGCAAACCGAGAGAGGAGCGTGTGGAGCCGCCCAAAAAGGGCCCTGTGGAGGCCAAGCGGAGCAGCTACAGCCCCCCGCGGGAGCGCAAGCCCACGGAGCACAAGGCTGTGCATGACTCCAAGCGCCCCGCCGAGGAACACAAACCTCCGGATAAAAACCcggggaaagagaaggagaaagagaaagagaagcatgTACCAGAAGTCAAGAGCAATAAGGAGAAAGAGCCAGGTGGGAATAAACCACCTGTGAAACAGGACTCGCCAGAAGTTAAAGTGGAAAAGGAGAACGTGGCGGGTCAGAGCGATAAAGGTGTGGCGAAGCCAAAGCCGCCGGTGAGCAGCGCCGCACGCCTCTCGTCTGACCTCACCCGCGAGACCGATGAGGCCGCCTTTGTGCCAGACTACAATGAGAGCGACAGCGAGAGCAATGTGTCTGCAAAGGAAGAGGAGGCCGCAGGGAAAACGCCCAAGGATgcgaaggaaaaggctgtggaTAAGGTGAAAGAGGAGGCAGCAGTCCCGGCTCCCACCGAGCAGACGGAGGTGGgcaggagccagagccagagcagccccagcgtCAGCCGCAGCCGCAGCCACAGCCCCTCCGAGAGCCAGACACggagccacagcagcagtgccagctcaggGGAGAGTCAggacagcaagaaaaagaagaaaaagaaagagaagaagaagcaCAAGAAGCACAAGAAACACAAGAAGCATAAGAAACATGtgggaaatgaaacagaattgGAAAAGAGccaaaaacacaaacacaagaagaaaaaatcgAAGAAGAGCAAAGATAAAGAGAAAGATGACCAAAAAGTGAAATCTGTCACAACATAAACCGACAGATAATGAAAAAATGACTTAATTACTAAGTCATCTGTAAGAATTTTGTTAAAATGTAAACGACTTCAAGCGTTGTAAATAATGACATGAAAGACCCTGTGCTGCACTTAAAATATTGCTGCTTGATTATTTGATTTTTACATCAGAGCTTTATAAAAGTGAACATTTTGTACAGAATTGTGAGTTGTGACCATGTAACATGAAAGGTTTTGCTGGGGCATCTTCTTTTTAACCACCATTAATTAGTTTGGGTGGAGTTTACTGTACTGTGAAGATTTtcacatttgggttttttttaattgcctggCAGAAGCAGCTGGTACCAGTTACCAAACACCGGCGGATGAAATGCAGAATACATTACATCCCTGTTATGTCACTTTTTGATTACAATAAAAAAGTTTTCAGTAAATGACCAAATGTGAGATTTCCAGTGGGAGTTGCACGTAAGCAGGGAGCATCCCGACCCTTCCCgttcctggcagtgtccaaggccaggttggatggggcttggagcagcctggtctagtggaaggtgtccctgctcaagGCAGAGGGGTGGGATTGGGTGGGCTTTCAAgttcttccagcccaaactgttCCAGGATTCTAACAGTAGTGCCAGAGAAAAAGCTTGCTGGGAACTATTGTGTgggaaaaataactttaaaaggggtttaatttttaaagaactggCAGGACCTGCCCTGGTGGAGGgtgaggtgctgctggtggtgtgCTGCTCCATGTGCCAAGGAGCTAGGAGTCTGTAGGGTAGAATGTGGGATGTGGCCCCAAAGCTGCAGCCCCTCTTAGAACTGGCACTGACTGCTTAAAGTTACGTGCGAAGCTGTCACGTGGCTGCTTTGTTCCGGCTTGTTTGGAAAGCTGTTCCTTGGGCTTGTAACTGTGTGGTtgttaaggtcccttccagctgaaacCAGTCGGGAATTTGCCTGCACACGTTTCCCCACAGGGGTTAAACTCCCTGTAATTTGCGTTTTCTCTTCCAATGCTGCTCACCGGGTGTTGATGTGTTAAAGAGAACTTTTTGGTTGATGTTGGATATGGGGGTGACACCTGATGGCCCTGATATGTGGGGCTCTGAaggggcaggacagggaagcCTGGAAAGGCAGgatcctgctctgagcagtgaCAGGAGAGATAGAAGATGGAAATTATTAGCTGGATAATTTAAAGATGTAATTTTAACAAAGACGTGGCAGTGGGGGTGTTGTTCAGCTATCAAAGCCAGCACGGGAGGGAATGGGTGTGTCATTAAGGGCACGGTAGCCCCATGACTACTGGATTGAGCAGTGACAGCCCTTGGCCGTGGGATTTGCCCAGAGGCTGGCGTGGTAGTGCTGTATGGGGAAGCAGCACTTCCTGCTGGCAGAAAGTGTCACCTTGCAGGGGTGCTGTCCTGagggctgagcagcacagacatGGTAAAATAGGGACATTCATCTTGGTTCTACTGGGGGTGAGCCGGCACCTCAGACATCCTGGGTCAGAGATGGTGCATCCTGAAAGGTAAAACAAGAGCACACCAGCATCACTGCTGGATTTCACTGCCAGGACTTTGCCTTTGTGCCTTTCATGTCAGACCTTCCTGGTGAATTCCAGGTGTTTTCTTCCCAAGAAAAAGCAGATTCCCAGTTCATCTGCTCCCATTTTTTGCTTTCCGGAATGAAAAAGCACAGGTGGGTGACAGTGTTACAGGTGCTTGGTGGGGATTTGCTGTgtgtggggcagggtgggagcgCAGGAAAAGCACCCTCAGAGTCCTTGGCACAGTCTGTGCTTGTGAGGGTGAGGCTGGAAAACAGGATTGATTTTGGACTTCTCCATGTGCTTTGGCCTAATGAAATTGAAAATTCAGGAAACAGGGAAGTGGGATTATTGAGCTGGCATGTGTTAAGTGCTTTATTATTGAGATTCAAGTTAATGAGTAGACTTGCACTGAAATCAAATTCTGAACTTTTTAGTGGAATAGCTCCATAAACCCAGTaatatgattatttttatataatctTGTGCTGGAAAGCTGTTGTTGAAGTCTGTCCTGATGCCCAATTCAACCTGGTGAGGTGTTGAAGAGGTTTTGTGGCATGGCcgtgctgtgctgcagccctgtgccagtgtttgcCTCAGGATGGCAGGCAGAGGAGTCTTCTTGGGTGTCAGTCTTTCATTTGGCCTCCCTGTTGTATAATCTTGGACTCTAGTTCaattaaaagtgaaatgttttgGTGATTCCCAGCCTTATTTTAATTCCCTTCTGTGCAGAATATGCTGTAAATTGATAAAGCTTGAAATCAGACACGGTAAAGGCAGCACAGGTACTTGGCACTGCCATGTCCAGGGGGGCATCAGGTTAGGAATAACGGGATGGCTTTGGCCAAAATCTGCCTTTGGGGCTGCTTTGGCTAAGGATTTGGTGACTCTCCAAGCATTTACTTGCAGCCCGTCCCCGGGCTTACATGGACCCCGGTGCCCCGGCCTGCCAGCCGTCCGGGTGCCGAGTGAACCGCGGTGCCCCTGGGGACAGTCCCGGCTCCGTGGCGAGTGGTGGCACCTTGGCAGACCCGTCGCGGCTGTCTTGATGCACACGACAATGGAGCAACGCCGCTGGGCCGTGCCGGGCTCCTCTGGGCAGCGGCGGCACGGGGAGGgttttggaggaggaggaggatggtgatgaagaggaagatgctGTGCGGAGCTCGGGCAGTTCTGGCATGGTGCTGCCGGGCACGA encodes the following:
- the RBBP6 gene encoding E3 ubiquitin-protein ligase RBBP6 isoform X4, encoding MSCVHYKFSSKLNYDTVTFDGLHISLSDLKRQIMGREKLKAADCDLQITNAQTKEEYTDDSALIPKNSSVIVRRIPIGGVKATSKTYVISRSEPVSGTSKAIDDSSASISLAQLTKTANLAEANASEEDKIKAMMTQSGHEYDPVNYMKKPVGPPPPSYTCFRCGKPGHYIKNCPTNGDKNFESVPRIKKSTGIPRSFMMEVKDPNTKGAMLTNTGKYAIPTIDAEAYAIGKKEKPPFLPEEPSSSSEEDDPIPDELLCLICKDIMTDAVVIPCCGNSYCDECIRTALLESEEHTCPTCHQTDVSPDALIANKFLRQAVNNFKNETGYTKRLRKIQQQQQQQQQQQQLPPPPPPPPPPLMRQTITRNLQPLMRPAMARQQDPLMIPLASLASRSALSSLGPGPSMAAGLPVNPSSVVVSDLPPAVSLSLRGEKPDGPFRDADAVLPPALMTAAELSKSSPLSISSLLEEKGYQVPVLRQPAIPSLLGPQGQSIPTTGHPMRAGALRRPGWELSNRGRPHSDRAQRTQAPSLPASAPVFVPVPPPPLYPPPPHALPLPPGVPPPQFPPQFPPGQPPSAGYTVPPPGYPPAPANMSSAWVPTAVPAAHSNTIPTTQAPPLSREEFYREQRRLKEESKSPYSASSYSRSSYTYSKSRSGSSRSRSYSRSFSRSHSRSYSRSPPYQRRGKGKSRNYRSRSRSHGYHRSRSRSPPYRRYHSRSRSPVFRGQSPTKRTVPQGEAEREYFNRYREVPPYDMKAYYGRSVDFRDPFEKERYREWERNYREWYEKFYKGYAVGTQPRPPVNRENFSPERFGPPGTRRENSPYARGRREEYPAGQSHRNRNIAGNYPEKPGRESHGIKDPTKSKEKEVENPLGDGKGNKHKKHRKRRKGDENEGFPNVELLEGARKPREPVPTEDAKADSLFMLPSRDDATPVRDEPMEADSIAFKPVSEKEKKEKDKPKAKIEKTKRKVEVAAAPKKDNVAKPAKASQEKVDPDREKSPRTEPPVKKVKEELPKTDSVKTSSSQKDEKAVGTPRKAHPKVAKDHPETRPAKEEKAKKEHPKEAKVEKPSSKEDKSKKPAEKSKLSDAKPEKRKRKAEEKVDKEHEAASTKASKPETAELKTSPKGKAEPEGEKGEWTPEKDKAAFLNNPSKKIKLNRETGKKIVSGENVPPGKEAVEKPEPSSSKVKVEKAKGKARRKVTAADGASSTLVDYTSTSSTGGSPVRKPEEKPDTKRTVIKTLEEYNNDITAPAEDVIIMIQVPQSKWDKDDFESEEEDIKCTTQVPPSVGKPASVIKPVSAKAPNPLKHTEKETEPLEKTQKAAKEVSYESTQHDAKSSKSSVSSEKGKTKDRDHSLSDKDSSEKRKSSVQPEKEHSERAAEQGNGKTVSQSSKDGRSSEKHDSGRGSTAKDFTPNRDKKSDHDGSREHSSSKRRDEKSESARRKDSPSRIRDSTAVQKSKPREERVEPPKKGPVEAKRSSYSPPRERKPTEHKAVHDSKRPAEEHKPPDKNPGKEKEKEKEKHVPEVKSNKEKEPGGNKPPVKQDSPEVKVEKENVAGQSDKGVAKPKPPVSSAARLSSDLTRETDEAAFVPDYNESDSESNVSAKEEEAAGKTPKDAKEKAVDKVKEEAAVPAPTEQTEVGRSQSQSSPSVSRSRSHSPSESQTRSHSSSASSGESQDSKKKKKKKEKKKHKKHKKHKKHKKHVGNETELEKSQKHKHKKKKSKKSKDKEKDDQKVKSVTT
- the RBBP6 gene encoding E3 ubiquitin-protein ligase RBBP6 isoform X3 gives rise to the protein MSCVHYKFSSKLNYDTVTFDGLHISLSDLKRQIMGREKLKAADCDLQITNAQTKEEYTDDSALIPKNSSVIVRRIPIGGVKATSKTYVMTPKSHKILETTFRSRSEPVSGTSKAIDDSSASISLAQLTKTANLAEANASEEDKIKAMMTQSGHEYDPVNYMKKPVGPPPPSYTCFRCGKPGHYIKNCPTNGDKNFESVPRIKKSTGIPRSFMMEVKDPNTKGAMLTNTGKYAIPTIDAEAYAIGKKEKPPFLPEEPSSSSEEDDPIPDELLCLICKDIMTDAVVIPCCGNSYCDECIRTALLESEEHTCPTCHQTDVSPDALIANKFLRQAVNNFKNETGYTKRLRKIQQQQQQQQQQQQLPPPPPPPPPPLMRQTITRNLQPLMRPAMARQQDPLMIPLASLASRSALSSLGPGPSMAAGLPVNPSSVVVSDLPPAVSLSLRGEKPDGPFRDADAVLPPALMTAAELSKSSPLSISSLLEEKGYQVPVLRQPAIPSLLGPQGQSIPTTGHPMRAGALRRPGWELSNRGRPHSDRAQRTQAPSLPASAPVFVPVPPPPLYPPPPHALPLPPGVPPPQFPPQFPPGQPPSAGYTVPPPGYPPAPANMSSAWVPTAVPAAHSNTIPTTQAPPLSREEFYREQRRLKEESKSPYSASSYSRSSYTYSKSRSGSSRSRSYSRSFSRSHSRSYSRSPPYQRRGKGKSRNYRSRSRSHGYHRSRSRSPPYRRYHSRSRSPVFRGQSPTKRTVPQGEAEREYFNRYREVPPYDMKAYYGRSVDFRDPFEKERYREWERNYREWYEKFYKGYAVGTQPRPPVNRENFSPERFGPPGTRRENSPYARGRREEYPAGQSHRNRNIAGNYPEKPGRESHGIKDPTKSKEKEVENPLGDGKGNKHKKHRKRRKGDENEGFPNVELLEGARKPREPVPTEDAKADSLFMLPSRDDATPVRDEPMEADSIAFKPVSEKEKKEKDKPKAKIEKTKRKVEVAAAPKKDNVAKPAKASQEKVDPDREKSPRTEPPVKKVKEELPKTDSVKTSSSQKDEKAVGTPRKAHPKVAKDHPETRPAKEEKAKKEHPKEAKVEKPSSKEDKSKKPAEKSKLSDAKPEKRKRKAEEKVDKEHEAASTKASKPETAELKTSPKGKAEPEGEKGEWTPEKDKAAFLNNPSKKIKLNRETGKKIVSGENVPPGKEAVEKPEPSSSKVKVEKAKGKARRKVTAADGASSTLVDYTSTSSTGGSPVRKPEEKPDTKRTVIKTLEEYNNDITAPAEDVIIMIQVPQSKWDKDDFESEEEDIKCTTQVPPSVGKPASVIKPVSAKAPNPLKHTEKETEPLEKTQKAAKEVSYESTQHDAKSSKSSVSSEKGKTKDRDHSLSDKDSSEKRKSSVQPEKEHSERAAEQGNGKTVSQSSKDGRSSEKHDSGRGSTAKDFTPNRDKKSDHDGSREHSSSKRRDEKSESARRKDSPSRIRDSTAVQKSKPREERVEPPKKGPVEAKRSSYSPPRERKPTEHKAVHDSKRPAEEHKPPDKNPGKEKEKEKEKHVPEVKSNKEKEPGGNKPPVKQDSPEVKVEKENVAGQSDKGVAKPKPPVSSAARLSSDLTRETDEAAFVPDYNESDSESNVSAKEEEAAGKTPKDAKEKAVDKVKEEAAVPAPTEQTEVGRSQSQSSPSVSRSRSHSPSESQTRSHSSSASSGESQDSKKKKKKKEKKKHKKHKKHKKHKKHVGNETELEKSQKHKHKKKKSKKSKDKEKDDQKVKSVTT
- the RBBP6 gene encoding E3 ubiquitin-protein ligase RBBP6 isoform X1, yielding MSCVHYKFSSKLNYDTVTFDGLHISLSDLKRQIMGREKLKAADCDLQITNAQTKEEYTDDSALIPKNSSVIVRRIPIGGVKATSKTYVMTPKSHKILETTFRSRSEPVSGTSKAIDDSSASISLAQLTKTANLAEANASEEDKIKAMMTQSGHEYDPVNYMKKPVGPPPPSYTCFRCGKPGHYIKNCPTNGDKNFESVPRIKKSTGIPRSFMMEVKDPNTKGAMLTNTGKYAIPTIDAEAYAIGKKEKPPFLPEEPSSSSEEDDPIPDELLCLICKDIMTDAVVIPCCGNSYCDECIRTALLESEEHTCPTCHQTDVSPDALIANKFLRQAVNNFKNETGYTKRLRKIQQQQQQQQQQQQLPPPPPPPPPPLMRQTITRNLQPLMRPAMARQQDPLMIPLASLASRSALSSLGPGPSMAAGLPVNPSSVVVSDLPPAVSLSLRGEKPDGPFRDADAVLPPALMTAAELSKSSPLSISSLLEEKGYQVPVLRQPAIPSLLGPQGQSIPTTGHPMRAGALRRPGWELSNRGRPHSDRAQRTQAPSLPASAPVFVPVPPPPLYPPPPHALPLPPGVPPPQFPPQFPPGQPPSAGYTVPPPGYPPAPANMSSAWVPTAVPAAHSNTIPTTQAPPLSREEFYREQRRLKEEEKKKSKLDEFTNDFAKELMEYKKIQKERRRSFSRSKSPYSASSYSRSSYTYSKSRSGSSRSRSYSRSFSRSHSRSYSRSPPYQRRGKGKSRNYRSRSRSHGYHRSRSRSPPYRRYHSRSRSPVFRGQSPTKRTVPQGEAEREYFNRYREVPPYDMKAYYGRSVDFRDPFEKERYREWERNYREWYEKFYKGYAVGTQPRPPVNRENFSPERFGPPGTRRENSPYARGRREEYPAGQSHRNRNIAGNYPEKPGRESHGIKDPTKSKEKEVENPLGDGKGNKHKKHRKRRKGDENEGFPNVELLEGARKPREPVPTEDAKADSLFMLPSRDDATPVRDEPMEADSIAFKPVSEKEKKEKDKPKAKIEKTKRKVEVAAAPKKDNVAKPAKASQEKVDPDREKSPRTEPPVKKVKEELPKTDSVKTSSSQKDEKAVGTPRKAHPKVAKDHPETRPAKEEKAKKEHPKEAKVEKPSSKEDKSKKPAEKSKLSDAKPEKRKRKAEEKVDKEHEAASTKASKPETAELKTSPKGKAEPEGEKGEWTPEKDKAAFLNNPSKKIKLNRETGKKIVSGENVPPGKEAVEKPEPSSSKVKVEKAKGKARRKVTAADGASSTLVDYTSTSSTGGSPVRKPEEKPDTKRTVIKTLEEYNNDITAPAEDVIIMIQVPQSKWDKDDFESEEEDIKCTTQVPPSVGKPASVIKPVSAKAPNPLKHTEKETEPLEKTQKAAKEVSYESTQHDAKSSKSSVSSEKGKTKDRDHSLSDKDSSEKRKSSVQPEKEHSERAAEQGNGKTVSQSSKDGRSSEKHDSGRGSTAKDFTPNRDKKSDHDGSREHSSSKRRDEKSESARRKDSPSRIRDSTAVQKSKPREERVEPPKKGPVEAKRSSYSPPRERKPTEHKAVHDSKRPAEEHKPPDKNPGKEKEKEKEKHVPEVKSNKEKEPGGNKPPVKQDSPEVKVEKENVAGQSDKGVAKPKPPVSSAARLSSDLTRETDEAAFVPDYNESDSESNVSAKEEEAAGKTPKDAKEKAVDKVKEEAAVPAPTEQTEVGRSQSQSSPSVSRSRSHSPSESQTRSHSSSASSGESQDSKKKKKKKEKKKHKKHKKHKKHKKHVGNETELEKSQKHKHKKKKSKKSKDKEKDDQKVKSVTT